The Leptospira sp. WS39.C2 genome contains a region encoding:
- a CDS encoding DUF3365 domain-containing protein gives MKIGYIVLLILFFLQCQESTTNYESLAISIATEAKANLQKTLISKITEGGTKLAIPFCHENAMLFSENLGKKNGVNLKRITDKPRNPKNALSLEESEIFLDIQKRKTLDGVFPNQLISSDQTVTVYIPIVMMGQCLQCHGKPGEISKETQTILGKLYPNDKAIGYEVGQLRGLFSVRFQK, from the coding sequence ATGAAAATAGGTTATATTGTACTACTGATATTATTTTTTCTCCAATGCCAAGAGAGCACGACAAATTATGAATCTCTCGCCATTTCCATCGCAACAGAGGCAAAGGCAAATTTACAAAAGACACTGATCTCAAAGATAACTGAAGGTGGGACAAAACTTGCCATTCCCTTTTGTCATGAGAATGCAATGTTATTCTCTGAAAACCTTGGCAAAAAAAATGGAGTGAATCTAAAACGAATTACTGACAAACCGAGAAATCCTAAGAATGCACTCTCTTTGGAAGAATCGGAGATATTTTTAGACATCCAAAAGCGCAAAACTTTGGATGGAGTATTTCCTAATCAACTAATATCGTCAGATCAAACTGTGACAGTGTACATTCCAATTGTGATGATGGGGCAATGTTTGCAATGCCATGGAAAACCGGGTGAAATTTCCAAGGAAACACAAACAATTCTTGGAAAACTGTATCCAAATGACAAAGCGATAGGTTACGAAGTTGGACAGTTACGAGGACTTTTTTCCGTTAGATTTCAAAAGTAA
- a CDS encoding S41 family peptidase, with the protein MKFSFFSLCFFTIFFLTVCTCKPGQNKTRTQSNLKIDSIETFKKESKYPYLYSGKINLEHFLKLKNDISLLHLTSEKINISACIGGAILKAYQMVSLEVYPKSFYEANKTNSKLIPYGSPLPSEDQTFIFLKRDQTNKIELSDWDHKKRKELNLHLAGLNLDINDLERYLDTIYTIAKNDPTQNKSPNEVLERIIFLTMLGYTEEIDPHTRVYDAKEIKSDTSFNVLDHISHRVIFGYPDILYINIKNFLQFNDQFTIASATKKIIEHELNEKSKNQNTIGALLIDLRGSEQSNLLELRKFLSLFTSSQNLFGIRNRFEMNLYPSLKGDPIIWDGPIGILVGPKTTAGGELIAGSLRENKNAIILGSRTFGQGTFQLFYEVGKKTGYFYAITNSRMILPSGEEIQGFGIIPDINIDDPNKEIQLPHETKFWNMIKLTNDKNPYIPKNIQAKLDERMKSNPTNKGLFAEENPTDLDPVLTQSIEYYKTYLSMSKEIKTK; encoded by the coding sequence ATGAAATTTTCCTTTTTTTCCCTCTGCTTTTTTACGATTTTTTTCCTAACTGTTTGTACCTGTAAACCTGGTCAAAATAAAACACGCACCCAATCAAACTTAAAAATTGATTCCATAGAAACGTTTAAAAAAGAATCCAAATACCCATACCTCTATTCTGGCAAAATCAATTTAGAACATTTTTTAAAACTAAAAAATGACATCAGCTTATTACACCTAACAAGCGAAAAAATCAATATTTCTGCCTGTATAGGTGGAGCGATTCTAAAAGCTTACCAAATGGTTTCTTTGGAAGTGTATCCAAAAAGTTTCTATGAAGCAAATAAAACAAATTCAAAGTTAATCCCTTACGGTAGTCCACTTCCCTCAGAAGACCAAACGTTTATATTTCTCAAAAGAGACCAAACAAACAAAATTGAATTGTCTGATTGGGATCACAAAAAAAGAAAAGAATTAAACCTCCACCTCGCAGGTTTAAATTTAGATATCAATGATTTAGAAAGGTATTTGGATACCATTTATACAATAGCAAAAAATGATCCGACACAAAACAAAAGTCCAAACGAAGTATTAGAAAGAATTATATTTCTCACTATGTTAGGGTATACTGAGGAAATTGATCCGCATACTCGTGTTTATGATGCAAAAGAAATTAAGTCTGATACATCATTTAATGTATTGGACCACATCTCACATAGAGTGATTTTCGGATACCCCGACATACTTTATATCAATATCAAAAACTTCCTTCAATTCAATGATCAATTTACAATTGCAAGTGCGACTAAAAAAATCATAGAACACGAGTTAAACGAAAAATCTAAAAATCAAAATACCATTGGTGCACTTCTCATCGATTTAAGAGGGAGTGAACAATCAAATCTTTTAGAACTTAGAAAATTTTTATCTCTATTCACATCTTCCCAAAATCTATTTGGAATTCGAAATCGTTTTGAAATGAATTTATATCCTTCCTTAAAAGGAGATCCAATCATTTGGGATGGACCAATTGGTATCTTGGTTGGACCAAAAACAACAGCTGGTGGAGAACTCATCGCAGGAAGTTTACGAGAAAATAAAAATGCGATCATTTTGGGATCAAGAACTTTTGGCCAAGGAACATTTCAATTATTCTATGAAGTAGGCAAAAAAACTGGATACTTCTATGCAATCACAAATTCGAGAATGATCTTACCTTCTGGTGAAGAAATCCAAGGTTTCGGTATCATACCAGATATTAATATAGATGATCCAAACAAAGAAATCCAACTCCCTCATGAAACTAAATTCTGGAACATGATTAAGTTAACAAATGATAAAAACCCATACATACCCAAAAACATCCAAGCGAAACTTGATGAGAGGATGAAATCAAATCCAACAAACAAAGGATTATTTGCAGAGGAAAACCCCACTGACCTAGACCCAGTCTTAACACAATCAATCGAATATTATAAAACTTATTTAAGTATGAGTAAGGAAATCAAAACAAAATAA
- a CDS encoding YbjN domain-containing protein, producing the protein MRSFVSFFLVIFYFSSFFALTAQTTKAKEAEATSAKPATLYHKVEKNLIKKLLLDSGYKIISDEDKLLIVTYQDFKVGLMSGNDTSIQFYSSFNTDKKNKIELANKWNQKMRYSRSYMDSEGRLVLESDFDYSGGVSEEAIKEFLVKFQILNSQFSTLLILAE; encoded by the coding sequence GTGAGATCATTTGTTTCTTTCTTTTTGGTAATTTTCTATTTTTCATCTTTTTTTGCCCTAACCGCCCAAACAACAAAGGCTAAGGAAGCAGAGGCGACTTCCGCCAAGCCGGCAACCTTATACCATAAAGTTGAAAAAAATCTAATCAAAAAACTGTTATTAGATTCTGGTTATAAAATAATCAGCGATGAAGACAAACTTTTAATTGTTACATACCAAGATTTTAAAGTGGGTTTAATGTCCGGAAACGATACTTCCATTCAATTTTATTCTTCGTTTAATACGGACAAAAAAAATAAAATTGAATTAGCAAATAAGTGGAACCAAAAAATGAGATATTCCAGAAGTTATATGGACTCGGAAGGTAGACTTGTTCTGGAAAGTGACTTTGATTATTCGGGAGGCGTCAGCGAAGAAGCCATCAAAGAATTTTTAGTAAAATTCCAAATTTTAAATTCTCAATTTAGCACACTTCTCATTCTTGCTGAATGA
- a CDS encoding VOC family protein, translating to MSRPFKVLGIQQVAIGGESKEKLSKFWVEVMGLTKVSDYKSEKENVDEDILSMGNGPYKVEIDLMQPIDPNKSPKVHDPKLNHIGLWIDKLEECVEYLTKQGVRFTPGGIRKGAAGYNVCFIHPKGNEEFPLCSEGVLVELVQAPEEVIKALG from the coding sequence ATGTCGCGTCCATTTAAAGTTTTAGGCATACAACAAGTTGCGATTGGTGGAGAATCCAAAGAAAAATTATCCAAATTTTGGGTGGAAGTCATGGGACTCACAAAGGTCTCTGATTATAAAAGTGAAAAAGAGAATGTGGATGAAGATATACTCTCTATGGGCAATGGTCCTTATAAAGTAGAAATAGATCTTATGCAACCAATTGACCCAAACAAAAGTCCCAAGGTACATGATCCGAAACTCAATCATATCGGATTATGGATAGATAAATTGGAAGAGTGTGTGGAATACCTAACCAAACAAGGTGTACGTTTCACTCCTGGTGGAATTCGTAAAGGTGCCGCTGGTTATAATGTATGTTTTATCCATCCAAAAGGAAATGAAGAATTCCCACTCTGTAGCGAAGGGGTTCTTGTCGAACTTGTACAAGCACCAGAAGAGGTAATCAAAGCATTAGGGTAA
- the argC gene encoding N-acetyl-gamma-glutamyl-phosphate reductase encodes MIKTKIAIIGAGGLTGKELINLLAHHPHFQIVHITSNQVDGKHIREVFPDLSHLPDLVFQKHESPVPKEAHIVLATPNEVSLEKAPEFLSEGRKVIDLSGTYRLHDKGKFETAYKFSHTKFEWMDKVVFGLPELFREKIKQTNFVSNPGCYATSAILPIAILGNLRKKIQGPVIVDAKSGVSGAGGRTEEIKFSYTHVYENFRAYKILSHQHEPEMEEYAFVGSDPKEIHFTPHLLPVYRGILATIYITFDSPVDPKEIEDKLRSFAEKEPFVRLYPSPEDIEIKKVQNTNYLDIGFKMKGNTLVLVSALDNLVKGAAGQALQNLNLMFGYPETLGLVTI; translated from the coding sequence ATGATCAAAACAAAAATTGCAATCATCGGTGCAGGTGGACTCACAGGCAAAGAACTCATAAACCTCTTAGCCCACCACCCTCATTTCCAAATTGTTCATATTACCTCAAACCAAGTGGATGGAAAACACATCCGTGAAGTTTTCCCTGATCTAAGCCATTTACCAGATTTAGTTTTCCAAAAACATGAATCACCTGTCCCCAAAGAAGCGCACATCGTGCTTGCTACTCCGAATGAGGTATCATTAGAAAAAGCTCCTGAGTTTCTTTCAGAAGGTAGGAAGGTTATTGATTTGTCTGGTACGTATCGTTTGCACGACAAAGGAAAATTTGAAACTGCATACAAATTCTCCCACACCAAATTTGAATGGATGGACAAAGTAGTTTTTGGATTGCCCGAATTATTTCGAGAGAAAATCAAACAAACAAACTTTGTATCAAACCCAGGTTGTTATGCAACTTCTGCGATTTTACCAATTGCCATTTTAGGAAATCTCAGAAAAAAAATCCAAGGACCAGTCATAGTTGATGCGAAGTCTGGAGTGAGCGGAGCAGGTGGAAGGACAGAAGAAATTAAATTTTCATACACTCATGTATATGAAAATTTCAGAGCTTATAAAATTTTAAGCCACCAACACGAACCAGAGATGGAAGAATATGCTTTTGTTGGATCCGATCCAAAAGAAATCCATTTCACACCGCACCTACTCCCTGTTTATCGAGGAATATTGGCAACGATTTACATTACTTTTGATTCTCCGGTGGATCCGAAAGAGATAGAAGATAAACTAAGGTCTTTTGCGGAAAAAGAACCATTTGTACGTTTGTATCCTTCTCCAGAAGACATTGAAATTAAAAAAGTTCAAAATACAAATTATTTGGACATTGGATTTAAAATGAAAGGCAATACCCTTGTCCTAGTTTCTGCCTTAGACAATTTAGTGAAAGGCGCTGCAGGACAAGCATTACAAAATTTAAATTTGATGTTTGGTTATCCGGAAACTTTGGGACTTGTTACCATTTAA
- a CDS encoding lipocalin family protein, which translates to MEGKIKQKGKIRGTILLAIVFLFIQNCNPTLPNQNGPKDNPYTSLLSVSLGSFVSTSRFDVYAERNIDWNRFLGTWNEIRRIDNSFQTGLSDVTATYTLQNDGNIQVINRGISANGQSSLSGVAILPDPSVGKLKVSFLYPVFFGDYLILRIDRSGYQTALIGGPEPNFLWIFSREKTISQDVENEYIQYAQTIGYDTNRLQQY; encoded by the coding sequence ATGGAAGGGAAAATAAAACAGAAAGGGAAAATCCGCGGGACAATTCTCTTGGCAATTGTATTTCTTTTCATTCAAAACTGTAACCCTACCCTCCCAAACCAAAACGGACCCAAAGACAATCCATACACATCCTTACTCTCAGTTAGTCTTGGAAGTTTTGTTTCTACATCTCGGTTTGATGTTTATGCGGAAAGGAATATTGATTGGAACCGGTTTCTTGGTACTTGGAACGAGATCAGACGCATCGATAATTCATTCCAAACAGGTCTTTCAGATGTGACTGCCACTTATACCCTTCAAAATGATGGAAACATACAAGTCATCAATCGTGGTATTTCGGCAAATGGGCAAAGTTCACTATCTGGAGTTGCGATTTTACCTGACCCAAGTGTTGGAAAGTTAAAGGTAAGTTTTTTATACCCAGTTTTTTTTGGTGATTATTTGATTTTGCGAATCGATCGTTCGGGATACCAAACGGCACTCATTGGTGGACCAGAGCCAAATTTTTTGTGGATTTTCTCTCGGGAAAAAACCATTTCCCAGGATGTTGAAAACGAATACATCCAATATGCACAAACGATTGGTTATGACACCAATCGTTTGCAACAATATTAA
- a CDS encoding sensor histidine kinase: protein MKSKGLLILISIRIVIGWIGFLASFLNFGKPSFWIAVSFTLYFFGTSYLGKYFLQNKKKHPLSNYWIMLFLGIDFGVLLIGFYLAIFAHPNGLKALPIQNSIFFSLFFLFQLYISFFLHRTFSIVMGVIVSLGYLGGIFLAFLMGAEVNLEYQLSPQGPNRIVFVLEVLKVVLLAAKTICIVKLVSFLLDILENNNQKLAKELNERETTLIQNDRLLILGSLASNVAHEIKNPLAGILSMVNFLLSEEKRFLTNREPLWMEKEKQIIWKHRTKKEKREEMDLILQLFPFLSRNDLFYLADRCINLDIDYKSFEGISEEDKNDWDFVFSWLKYKTMENANLLISNSIYRTEKVISTFQQFSKPFQDTEKETVRIGEGIRDILILYNQYFEMNRVLETDIDDQLQTLVNEAAIKLVWTHLLFNAIQATAFQSGKIQVKLFRNMNQQIEVNFIDNGPGILPSFQNSIFQPFFSTKEKGEGIGLGLTICKNIIQEQGGTIDFVSEPGKTNFRVYLPEIKIPNETQS from the coding sequence ATGAAATCCAAGGGATTGTTGATTTTGATTTCGATTCGGATTGTAATAGGTTGGATTGGTTTCCTTGCTTCCTTCTTGAATTTTGGTAAACCTTCTTTTTGGATCGCAGTATCCTTTACTTTGTATTTCTTTGGGACTTCCTATTTAGGAAAATATTTCCTCCAAAATAAAAAAAAACATCCTCTTAGCAATTATTGGATTATGTTATTTTTGGGTATTGATTTTGGAGTTTTGTTAATTGGTTTTTATTTGGCGATTTTTGCCCATCCAAATGGATTGAAAGCCTTACCAATTCAAAACTCCATTTTCTTTTCTTTATTTTTTTTATTCCAACTTTACATTTCCTTTTTTTTACACCGCACGTTTTCGATTGTAATGGGAGTGATTGTGAGCCTGGGATACTTGGGTGGGATTTTCCTCGCTTTCTTAATGGGTGCGGAAGTCAATTTAGAATACCAATTGTCTCCTCAAGGACCGAATCGAATCGTATTTGTCCTAGAGGTGTTAAAGGTAGTTTTGCTTGCTGCAAAAACAATTTGTATCGTAAAGTTGGTTTCTTTTTTACTCGATATTTTGGAGAACAATAATCAAAAGTTAGCAAAAGAATTAAATGAAAGAGAAACTACTTTGATCCAAAATGATCGATTATTGATTCTCGGCTCTCTTGCCTCGAATGTAGCACATGAAATAAAAAATCCATTAGCCGGAATTCTTTCTATGGTGAACTTCTTATTATCTGAAGAAAAAAGGTTCCTTACCAATCGCGAACCACTCTGGATGGAAAAAGAAAAACAGATTATTTGGAAACATCGAACGAAAAAAGAGAAAAGGGAAGAGATGGATTTGATATTGCAACTCTTTCCTTTCCTTTCTAGAAATGATTTATTTTATTTAGCAGATCGTTGTATTAATTTAGATATTGATTATAAAAGTTTTGAAGGAATTTCAGAAGAAGATAAAAATGATTGGGACTTTGTTTTTTCATGGTTAAAATACAAAACCATGGAAAATGCAAATTTACTTATTTCCAATTCGATCTATCGAACAGAAAAGGTAATATCTACATTCCAACAATTTTCAAAACCATTTCAAGATACAGAAAAAGAAACTGTGAGAATTGGTGAAGGGATTCGTGACATCTTAATATTATATAACCAATATTTTGAAATGAATCGGGTTCTTGAAACAGATATCGATGATCAGCTACAAACATTGGTTAATGAAGCCGCAATCAAATTGGTATGGACTCATCTATTGTTTAATGCGATCCAAGCTACTGCTTTCCAATCAGGCAAAATCCAGGTGAAACTTTTTCGGAACATGAACCAACAAATAGAAGTGAATTTTATCGACAATGGTCCAGGAATTCTTCCTTCATTTCAAAATTCCATATTCCAACCATTTTTTTCGACCAAGGAAAAGGGAGAAGGGATTGGGCTTGGTCTTACAATTTGCAAAAACATAATCCAGGAACAAGGTGGAACCATTGATTTTGTATCAGAGCCAGGTAAAACAAATTTCCGTGTTTATTTACCAGAAATTAAGATTCCAAATGAAACGCAAAGTTAG
- a CDS encoding PAS domain S-box protein — protein sequence MINPITFISDKQELCGFVLERGVFGFLVWDTSVGIVYPSPVATKSMGLIVEQPFPEECILTHSGFNFKTALKTTDSILGRICFDPSNSAGYPFRFYSKEFGQFGKKYILLALDAFVDGKDKILPPILQSAEISRDLFTSSFRYSNIGMEISNPHGEMIEVNPIFCEWLGYKSEELKLKTLSELTHPDDLNLELNYLEKLNRGLVPSFQIKKRYLTKDNQSIWTILNKSIIRDHLGNPLYYLSQILNITDSIQSELELRSISRLLDQMADLAKIGGWDLDLRTNQANWTNVTKRIHEVSEDFTPSVETGLQFYHSEESRNKITNAVQALLTQGTEYDLELEMVTAKGNQTWIRTIGRGEYENGKMIKIYGIIQDINERKKWEMALASQAAILWSFVEHAPAAVAMLDQEMRYVALSQRWIDEYKIPMTKEEIIGKCHYEIFPNIGEEWKQIHSRGLRGEVLKRDEDVWRPPGWSKDQVIQWEIRPWSLLTGGVGGILMFTRDITESYETKLELKQAKELAENAYNAKSEFLANMSHEIRTPLNGIIGYSDLLAETLADTSFNEYAQIVKQSAHTLLNIVNDILDFSKAEAGKLQLAEEVNDLKKLILDAVKIMDIQAIIKGLEIRFQLDESIPQNLMFDSNRLRQVILNLIGNAIKFTETGHIECRLKKLDSNTKNEVRIRISIKDTGIGIAKDNQKKIFDSFTQEDFSTTRKFGGTGLGLAISRQLLSLMNSELKLNSEVGSGSEFYFEIPFRTPEIDPQLETESKESEIELLNPLQTLINEGPIKILIVEDNVVNMGLMKNFIKRILNDVILLEAENGEDAVNMFQKETPRIILMDIQMPKKNGYDATLAIRKMKHGKKIPIIAVTAGIIAGEKEKCFEVGMNDYLSKPIQKDHLKQILLKWLN from the coding sequence ATGATCAATCCAATTACATTTATATCGGACAAACAAGAGTTATGTGGATTTGTATTGGAACGTGGTGTTTTTGGATTTTTGGTATGGGATACATCTGTTGGAATTGTTTACCCAAGTCCAGTTGCGACAAAATCAATGGGTTTAATTGTGGAACAACCATTTCCAGAAGAATGTATCCTCACACATTCAGGATTTAATTTTAAAACCGCTCTGAAAACAACTGATTCGATCCTTGGAAGGATATGTTTTGATCCAAGTAATAGTGCAGGTTACCCTTTTCGATTTTATTCAAAAGAATTTGGCCAATTTGGTAAAAAATACATCTTACTCGCCTTAGATGCGTTTGTGGATGGTAAGGATAAAATTTTACCACCAATTTTGCAATCTGCTGAAATTTCGAGGGATTTATTTACTTCTTCATTTCGTTATTCGAATATCGGAATGGAAATATCAAACCCACATGGTGAAATGATTGAAGTTAATCCAATCTTTTGTGAATGGCTTGGATATAAAAGTGAGGAATTAAAATTAAAAACACTTTCTGAGTTAACACATCCCGATGACTTAAATTTAGAATTAAATTATTTGGAGAAGTTGAACAGAGGTTTGGTTCCAAGTTTTCAAATTAAAAAAAGGTATCTTACAAAGGACAATCAATCCATTTGGACGATCTTAAATAAATCCATCATTCGGGACCATTTAGGGAATCCACTTTATTATCTCTCTCAAATATTAAATATTACAGATTCCATCCAGTCCGAATTGGAACTCCGGTCGATATCAAGGTTACTAGATCAAATGGCAGATTTAGCCAAAATTGGAGGTTGGGATTTGGATTTAAGGACAAACCAAGCCAATTGGACCAATGTAACCAAAAGAATCCATGAAGTGAGTGAAGATTTTACACCCAGTGTCGAAACAGGCCTTCAATTTTATCATAGTGAAGAAAGTCGAAATAAAATCACAAATGCTGTGCAAGCTCTTTTAACCCAAGGGACCGAATACGATTTAGAATTGGAAATGGTGACTGCAAAAGGCAACCAAACATGGATTAGAACCATTGGTCGTGGTGAGTATGAAAATGGTAAAATGATCAAAATTTATGGTATCATCCAAGATATCAACGAAAGGAAAAAATGGGAAATGGCTCTCGCTTCGCAAGCAGCAATCCTTTGGTCATTTGTGGAACATGCTCCTGCTGCCGTCGCAATGCTCGACCAAGAAATGAGATATGTAGCTCTCAGCCAAAGATGGATAGATGAATATAAAATTCCAATGACGAAGGAAGAGATCATTGGTAAATGCCATTATGAAATTTTTCCAAACATTGGTGAGGAATGGAAACAAATTCATTCGCGTGGTCTGAGAGGAGAGGTTTTAAAACGTGATGAAGATGTTTGGAGGCCACCAGGTTGGTCAAAAGACCAAGTGATCCAATGGGAAATACGTCCGTGGAGTTTACTCACAGGTGGGGTAGGTGGAATTTTAATGTTCACAAGGGACATTACAGAATCTTACGAAACAAAATTAGAACTAAAACAAGCGAAAGAACTCGCTGAAAACGCATACAACGCAAAATCAGAATTTCTTGCGAATATGAGCCATGAAATTAGAACCCCACTCAATGGAATTATAGGTTACTCTGATTTACTGGCGGAAACTTTAGCTGATACTTCTTTTAATGAATATGCACAAATTGTAAAACAATCTGCACATACTTTGCTAAATATTGTAAATGATATATTGGATTTTTCTAAAGCAGAAGCTGGTAAGTTACAACTTGCAGAAGAAGTTAATGATTTAAAAAAGTTAATTCTTGATGCAGTAAAAATAATGGACATCCAAGCGATCATAAAGGGTTTGGAAATTCGCTTTCAATTGGATGAATCGATTCCGCAGAATTTGATGTTTGATTCAAATCGTTTGAGGCAAGTGATTTTGAATTTGATAGGGAATGCAATTAAATTCACAGAAACAGGACACATTGAATGCCGATTGAAAAAATTAGATTCCAATACTAAAAATGAGGTAAGGATACGAATCTCTATTAAAGATACGGGGATTGGGATTGCTAAAGATAATCAGAAAAAAATATTTGATTCGTTTACACAAGAGGACTTTTCCACAACACGTAAGTTTGGTGGAACTGGATTAGGATTAGCAATTAGTCGGCAACTATTAAGTTTGATGAACTCTGAATTAAAATTGAATAGCGAAGTTGGGAGTGGAAGTGAATTTTATTTTGAGATTCCGTTTCGGACTCCAGAAATTGATCCGCAACTAGAAACGGAGAGTAAGGAATCTGAAATCGAATTATTGAATCCTTTGCAAACCCTTATAAATGAAGGTCCGATCAAAATATTAATTGTAGAAGACAATGTTGTGAATATGGGCCTGATGAAAAATTTTATCAAACGAATTTTAAATGATGTGATTTTATTAGAGGCAGAGAACGGAGAAGATGCCGTCAATATGTTTCAAAAAGAAACACCAAGAATCATTTTAATGGATATCCAAATGCCTAAAAAAAATGGATACGATGCAACCTTAGCCATTAGAAAGATGAAACATGGTAAAAAAATACCAATCATTGCTGTTACTGCTGGAATCATTGCTGGTGAAAAGGAAAAATGTTTTGAAGTTGGAATGAATGATTATCTGAGTAAACCAATCCAAAAGGATCATTTGAAACAAATTCTATTAAAATGGTTGAATTAG
- a CDS encoding ankyrin repeat domain-containing protein produces MIKNRFLWILLITSIFYWNCGSAYNLRKAAEKGQILKVTTLLEASADLESTNSLGETPLIIATKQGYTEIVQLLLQNGANLEAKDKMARTALHWAVKYRNLDIAKILLEAKANVDAQDTTWNTPLYYASELGHVDMVNILLTFNPKTYSQNLYGNTALMISSQKGFIQLTKLLLSANAKVNAQNQNGMTASMFAAQNGRVEIVKLLLEAGADPNITDNQNQNTEMHASKNGQTKVRLLLLQFTDKQ; encoded by the coding sequence ATGATAAAAAATCGTTTCCTTTGGATATTACTCATCACTTCCATTTTTTATTGGAATTGTGGAAGTGCTTATAACTTGCGTAAAGCGGCAGAAAAAGGCCAAATTTTAAAAGTTACTACACTTTTAGAAGCTAGCGCTGATTTGGAATCAACAAACTCTTTAGGAGAAACACCCCTTATCATCGCAACCAAACAAGGTTATACAGAAATTGTCCAATTATTACTGCAAAATGGAGCTAATCTTGAAGCGAAGGACAAAATGGCTAGGACGGCATTACACTGGGCTGTGAAATATAGAAATTTGGATATCGCAAAAATCCTACTCGAAGCAAAGGCTAATGTCGATGCACAAGATACAACTTGGAATACACCCTTATACTACGCTAGTGAACTTGGTCATGTTGATATGGTTAATATTCTACTCACATTTAATCCCAAAACTTATAGTCAAAATCTATATGGAAATACCGCTCTTATGATATCTAGCCAAAAAGGATTCATCCAATTAACAAAACTTTTATTAAGCGCAAATGCGAAAGTAAATGCTCAGAATCAAAACGGAATGACGGCAAGTATGTTTGCTGCACAAAATGGAAGGGTTGAAATCGTAAAATTATTACTCGAAGCTGGCGCAGATCCAAATATCACAGACAATCAAAATCAAAACACAGAAATGCATGCGTCTAAAAATGGCCAAACTAAAGTAAGGTTACTACTTTTACAATTCACTGATAAACAATGA
- a CDS encoding ankyrin repeat domain-containing protein: MKFIILTITLFTIITCKSAIIRGAILRDDVNIARKNIKEADPNWIHIFTGASLLEDAVHGGNPKMVQLLIDHKANVNLRNEFGITPLLFASCTDKTEIVDILLKANANPNIKSVLGESPLHCAAKFGRHESIKLLLKYKANPNSRNHSGKTPLMVASEKGHPEIIQTLIDNGAEINLRDNESWNALSLAIEYNQITSVKTLIKNSINIELADEDGLTALIDAAKRNKPELIGLLLDVGANPNASDKNNTTALMFAAKYGSAESIQFLLSKNADPEVEDNFGKTALHIAATKGHLSCIKLLLKSGVSLNKKDNFGNTALILAVINQHAEVADFLIQSNANTLSRNVLGLSALDYANKPSMTQTKRLLLEKNKSDEKFTQP, translated from the coding sequence ATGAAATTCATCATACTTACCATTACCTTATTCACAATTATCACTTGTAAGTCGGCAATCATACGAGGTGCAATCCTACGTGATGATGTCAATATAGCACGTAAAAACATTAAAGAAGCAGATCCAAATTGGATTCACATTTTTACTGGTGCCTCACTTCTAGAAGATGCCGTCCATGGAGGTAATCCAAAAATGGTTCAATTATTAATTGATCACAAAGCAAATGTGAATCTAAGAAATGAATTTGGAATCACTCCCCTATTATTTGCTTCCTGTACCGATAAAACCGAAATTGTTGATATCTTATTAAAAGCAAATGCCAATCCAAACATAAAGTCTGTTTTAGGTGAATCACCGCTCCATTGTGCAGCAAAATTTGGTAGGCACGAATCAATAAAATTATTATTAAAATACAAGGCAAATCCCAATTCACGAAACCATTCAGGTAAAACTCCTCTTATGGTCGCAAGTGAAAAAGGCCATCCCGAAATTATACAAACTCTCATTGATAATGGAGCGGAAATAAATTTGCGTGACAATGAATCATGGAACGCACTTTCACTAGCGATCGAGTACAACCAGATAACAAGTGTAAAAACACTAATCAAAAATTCTATAAACATTGAACTTGCAGATGAAGACGGACTCACGGCTCTCATAGATGCGGCAAAAAGAAATAAACCAGAATTGATTGGATTACTTTTGGATGTTGGTGCCAATCCCAATGCGAGTGATAAAAACAATACAACCGCACTTATGTTTGCAGCAAAATATGGATCCGCCGAATCAATACAATTTTTGTTATCTAAAAATGCTGATCCAGAAGTAGAAGATAATTTTGGGAAAACAGCACTCCATATCGCTGCTACCAAAGGCCATCTCAGTTGTATCAAATTACTTTTAAAATCCGGAGTTTCATTGAATAAAAAGGATAATTTTGGAAATACTGCCTTAATCCTTGCTGTAATCAACCAACATGCGGAAGTCGCAGATTTTTTAATCCAATCCAATGCAAATACACTTTCTAGAAATGTTCTAGGTCTTTCAGCTTTAGATTATGCAAACAAACCCTCTATGACGCAGACCAAACGTTTGCTCTTGGAAAAAAACAAATCCGATGAAAAATTCACTCAACCTTAA